A region from the Luteitalea sp. genome encodes:
- a CDS encoding gfo/Idh/MocA family oxidoreductase: protein MGDLAVTDRRETGVRVGLIGSQFISSIHADALQRCKHAELFGVASPTPGHAQAFSERYAIPHYVTDYRALLAMDEVDMVVIGVPNDLHCAITRDAAAAGKHVVCEKPLCLNLEEADRMIDACRRANVKLMYAEELCFAPKYVRLKQLLDSGALGRPTLIKQSEKHDGPHASHFWDVSRSGGGVTMDMGCHAIAFFRWMLGRPKIASVYAHMDTRVHDEKTRGDDNAILLVELEDGVTGLAEESWTKLGGMDDRAEVHGSQGVAYADLLHGNAIETYSEVGYDYAVEKGGETVGWSFTVYEEAWNYGFPQEMAHFVDCVLHDRPPLVTGEDGRAVLEAIFAAYQSAGSGRKVSLPFASRAERPIDLWWTPEP from the coding sequence GTGGGAGATCTCGCCGTGACGGATCGGCGCGAGACGGGCGTCAGGGTCGGACTGATCGGGTCGCAATTCATCTCCAGCATCCACGCGGACGCCTTGCAGCGGTGCAAGCATGCTGAGCTGTTCGGGGTCGCCTCCCCCACCCCCGGCCACGCCCAGGCGTTCAGCGAACGTTACGCGATCCCACACTACGTCACCGACTATCGGGCGCTTCTCGCCATGGACGAGGTCGACATGGTCGTCATTGGCGTACCGAACGACCTCCACTGCGCGATCACACGTGACGCTGCCGCCGCCGGCAAGCACGTCGTGTGTGAAAAGCCGCTGTGCCTGAACCTGGAGGAAGCGGACCGCATGATCGACGCCTGCCGGCGAGCGAACGTCAAGCTCATGTACGCGGAGGAGCTCTGCTTCGCTCCGAAGTACGTCCGCCTGAAACAGTTGCTCGATTCCGGCGCGCTGGGCCGACCGACACTCATCAAACAGTCCGAAAAGCACGACGGTCCGCATGCTTCGCACTTCTGGGATGTGTCGCGCTCCGGCGGTGGCGTCACGATGGACATGGGATGCCACGCGATTGCGTTCTTCCGCTGGATGCTGGGCCGGCCGAAGATTGCCTCGGTATACGCGCACATGGACACGCGCGTGCACGACGAAAAGACACGCGGTGATGACAACGCGATCCTGCTGGTCGAGCTCGAAGATGGCGTGACTGGCCTCGCTGAGGAGAGCTGGACGAAGCTTGGCGGCATGGATGACCGAGCCGAAGTGCACGGCTCGCAGGGTGTGGCGTATGCCGACTTACTTCACGGCAACGCGATCGAGACGTACAGTGAGGTTGGCTACGACTACGCCGTCGAGAAAGGCGGCGAGACGGTGGGCTGGTCGTTCACCGTCTACGAGGAGGCCTGGAATTATGGCTTTCCGCAGGAAATGGCGCATTTCGTCGATTGCGTGTTGCACGACCGGCCACCGCTCGTCACCGGCGAGGATGGGCGTGCGGTCCTCGAGGCCATCTTCGCCGCCTATCAGTCCGCTGGCTCCGGCCGGAAGGTCTCGTTGCCCTTTGCCTCTCGCGCTGAGCGGCCCATCGACCTGTGGTGGACCCCCGAGCCGTGA
- a CDS encoding ATP-binding cassette domain-containing protein, with the protein MSAPAIVLRNVTKGFGNTVAVDDVSLEVPKGSIYGFIGPNGSGKTTTLRMIMHILLPDRGAIEVLGLSDARAARDQVGYLPEERGLYKKMTVRRLSDRVRRDDLFAFVEIPPDTLTAGSTAAVGYYSSQPTYQPLPLWLETTINGAVRAQRFKALKVDQAGMDAALREVPFRQLGLLERDAQGRIRPATEVDRFRSFGAAIGLPILLFMFVMTTAPQLLNAVIEETMSRIAEVMLGSVTPSELMWGKLLATAGAAIVLAVVYLGGAAVALGYLGYGDMLAPRIVGWFAVFLLLTLLIFGALFLAIGAACTDLRDAQTMMTPAMMIAVIPYVLVFSVVQSPDTTLSAGLSLIPFFTPFLMLVRLALEPGPPLWQLLLSVVLTVATAAGVVWAAGRIFRVGLLVQGKSATFREMLHWVRAA; encoded by the coding sequence GTGAGCGCGCCAGCAATAGTGCTCCGCAACGTCACGAAGGGCTTCGGTAACACCGTGGCCGTAGACGATGTGTCGCTCGAGGTGCCGAAGGGCTCGATCTACGGCTTTATTGGCCCGAACGGTTCCGGCAAGACCACGACGCTCAGGATGATCATGCACATCCTGCTGCCGGACCGCGGCGCCATCGAGGTGCTCGGCCTATCCGACGCGCGCGCGGCACGCGATCAGGTCGGCTACCTACCCGAAGAGCGCGGGCTCTACAAGAAAATGACGGTGCGCCGGCTCTCGGACCGGGTCCGTCGCGACGATCTCTTTGCCTTCGTCGAGATACCGCCGGACACACTGACGGCCGGCAGCACCGCAGCCGTTGGCTACTACTCGAGCCAGCCCACATATCAACCACTCCCGTTGTGGCTCGAGACGACAATCAATGGCGCGGTACGCGCCCAGCGGTTCAAGGCGTTGAAAGTGGACCAAGCGGGAATGGACGCCGCGCTGCGTGAGGTCCCATTTCGTCAGCTTGGCTTGCTCGAGCGCGATGCCCAGGGTCGTATCAGGCCGGCGACTGAAGTCGACCGATTTCGGAGCTTCGGTGCGGCAATTGGACTGCCGATCCTGCTCTTCATGTTCGTGATGACCACGGCGCCTCAGTTGCTCAACGCGGTGATCGAGGAAACAATGAGCCGGATTGCGGAGGTCATGCTCGGATCCGTCACGCCCAGTGAGCTGATGTGGGGGAAGCTGCTTGCCACTGCGGGGGCGGCAATCGTGCTCGCCGTCGTGTATCTCGGTGGCGCCGCAGTGGCGCTCGGCTACCTGGGATACGGGGACATGCTCGCGCCACGAATCGTGGGCTGGTTCGCCGTCTTCCTCTTGCTCACACTGCTCATCTTCGGAGCGCTTTTCCTGGCCATTGGCGCAGCCTGCACGGATCTGCGCGACGCTCAGACGATGATGACACCGGCCATGATGATTGCCGTCATCCCGTATGTGCTCGTGTTCTCGGTGGTGCAATCGCCTGACACCACCCTCTCCGCGGGCCTTTCGTTGATCCCGTTCTTCACGCCCTTTCTCATGCTCGTGCGGCTCGCGCTCGAGCCCGGACCTCCGCTCTGGCAGCTGCTGCTCTCCGTGGTGCTCACGGTGGCCACGGCGGCTGGCGTCGTCTGGGCGGCGGGCCGGATCTTTCGTGTTGGCCTGCTCGTACAGGGTAAGTCTGCGACGTTTCGCGAGATGCTGCACTGGGTTCGGGCTGCTTGA